A part of Miscanthus floridulus cultivar M001 chromosome 6, ASM1932011v1, whole genome shotgun sequence genomic DNA contains:
- the LOC136460569 gene encoding serine carboxypeptidase-like 26 translates to MAELVASRSGPEGAAAVAGHGRWRTGSGGGTGGGARVAASNLRGGGGRTGGNAPAAGVRGAGGTVRWLAGGAVRRPTGGAVRRCGVCVSVCLCVRPMGGYAQAKDSYTFLVNWFNRFPQYKSHDFYISGESYAGHYVPQLAEVVYEHNKHLEANQQIHLKGFIVGNAETDDYYDYTGIVEFAWSHSVISDQFYERVKNVCDFKLSPTSTECGHVMDLLYHTYNEIDIYNVYAPKCNTDGSALSSSSSSSDSSAVEKEAKNKSKRRLRMYSGYDPCYSNYIEAYFNRMDVQKSLNANTSGRIKDRTWSLCSDPIFDFYDMEVFSVLPIYSKLIKAGLRIWVYSGDVDGRVPVIGSRYWVDALGLPMKSQWQPWYLKNQVAGRYVEYEGLTMATVRGAGHTVPQDKPAEALVLIKSFLSDTQLPAKNN, encoded by the exons atggcggagcttgtggcctcgaggtcgg GGCCGGAGGGGGCGGCAGCGGTTGCGGGGCACGGGAGGTGGCGCACGGGCAGCGGCGGGGGCACGGGAGGCGGCGCACGGGTGGCGGCGTCGAACCTCCGGGGCGGCGGTGGGCGCACGGGGGGCAACGCGCCGGCCGCCGGGGTCAGGGGCGCCGGGGGGACGGTGCGGTGGCTGGCTGGGGGTGCGGTGCGGCGGCCGACCGGGGGCGCGGTGCGGCGGTGTggcgtgtgtgtgagtgtgtgcctGTGTGTGCGGCCGATGGGTGGATATGcgcaag CCAAGGATAGCTACACCTTCTTAGTGAACTGGTTCAACAGGTTTCCACAGTACAAGAGCCATGATTTCTACATATCAGGAGAGAGCTATGCAG GGCATTATGTTCCACAGCTTGCAGAAGTGGTGTATGAGCACAACAAGCACCTTGAAGCGAATCAGCAAATCCATTTGAAAGGATTTATT GTCGGCAATGCAGAGACTGATGATTACTATGACTACACGGGAATAGTCGAGTTCGCTTGGAGCCATTCAGTCATCTCAGATCAATTTTACGAGCGAGTAAAAAATGTTTGTGACTTCAAGCTCTCACCCACTTCCACAGAATGTGGTCATGTAATGGACCTTCTATACCACACGTACAATGAGATTGACATCTACAACGTGTACGCACCCAAGTGCAACACAGATGGATCAGcactgtcgtcgtcgtcgtctagtTCTGACAGCAGCGCGGTAGAAAAGGAAGCCAAG AACAAGTCCAAGAGACGATTGAGGATGTACTCAGGATACGATCCGTGCTACTCCAACTACATTGAAGCTTACTTCAACAGGATGGATGTTCAGAAATCACTTAATGCTAATACCAGTGGACGGATCAAGGACAGAACATGGAGTCTTTGCAG TGATCCAATTTTTGACTTCTACGACATGGAGGTCTTTTCTGTTCTTCCTATTTACTCCAAGCTTATTAAGGCTGGACTAAGAATTTGGGTCTACAG CGGAGATGTGGATGGCAGGGTTCCGGTTATTGGATCCCGCTACTGGGTAGACGCACTTGGGCTTCCTATGAAGTCACAGTGGCAACCATGGTATCTAAAAAATCAG GTTGCTGGAAGGTATGTTGAGTATGAAGGGCTGACCATGGCCACTGTCAGAGGAGCAGGTCATACAGTTCCTCAAGATAAGCCAGCAGAGGCACTTGTGCTAATCAAATCCTTCCTTTCCGACACACAACTTCCGGCAAAAAATAACTGA
- the LOC136458221 gene encoding serine carboxypeptidase-like 26: protein MATMSGRLLARTSSSKRQQLSFAVLLLVLFQSSCWCCYAATVGYSYSEQEGDRVAFLPGQPRSPPVSQFAGYVTANEHNGRALFYWFFEAQTSPAHKPLLLWLNGGPGCSSVGYGAASELGPLRVTRHGAGLEFNKFAWNREANLLFLESPVGVGFSYTNTSSDLTKLDDAFVAEDAYSFLVNWLKRFPQYKGREFYISGESYAGHYVPQLAELVYDRNKGKSNTYINLKGFMVGNPLTDDYYDSKGLAEYAWSHSVVSDEVYDRIKKVCDFRISNWTDDCDKAMNTVFSQYQEIDIYNIYAPRCNLPPSSAALAVDQEFVANDQERFRRRIRMFSGYDPCYSSYAEKYFNNADVQRAFHANVIGTRKWQVCSDSILGSYNFSVLSILPIYSKLIKAGLRVWLYSGDADGRVPVIGSRYCVEALGLPVKTQWQPWYLNKQVAGRFVEYHGMTMVTIRGAGHLVPLNKPSEGLALIDTFLQGKQLPTHR, encoded by the exons ATGGCGACAATGTCAGGGCGTCTTCTTGCCCGGACGTCCTCGTCCAAGCGCCAGCAGCTCAGCTTTGCTGTTCTCCTCCTCGTCCTCTTCCAGAGCTCGTGCTGGTGCTGCTACGCGGCGACGGTGGGTTACAGTTACAGCGAGCAGGAGGGCGACCGGGTGGCGTTCCTCCCCGGGCAGCCGAGGAGCCCTCCGGTGTCGCAGTTCGCCGGGTACGTCACCGCGAATGAACACAACGGGAGGGCGCTCTTCTACTGGTTCTTCGAGGCTCAGACGTCGCCGGCGCACAAGCCTCTCCTGCTCTGGCTCAATGGAG GACCTGGTTGCTCATCAGTTGGGTACGGAGCTGCTTCTGAGTTGGGGCCTCTCAGAGTCACCAGACACGGGGCAGGGCTTGAGTTTAACAAATTTGCGTGGAACAGAG AGGCCAACTTGCTCTTCCTGGAGTCTCCTGTTGGGGTTGGCTTCTCCTACACCAACACATCCTCTGACCTCACCAAACTGGATGATGCTTTCGTAG cTGAAGATGCATACAGCTTCCTAGTAAATTGGCTCAAGAGGTTTCCGCAGTACAAGGGCCGCGAATTTTATATCTCCGGGGAGAGCTATGCAG GTCACTATGTGCCACAGCTTGCTGAACTTGTCTATGACAGGAACAAAGGCAAGAGCAACACATACATCAACCTTAAAGGTTTCATG GTCGGTAATCCACTAACTGACGATTACTACGACTCGAAGGGGCTGGCTGAATATGCTTGGAGCCACTCAGTAGTGTCAGATGAAGTTTACGATCGCATCAAGAAGGTCTGTGATTTCAGGATCTCAAACTGGACCGATGATTGTGATAAAGCCATGAACACTGTGTTCAGCCAGTACCAAGAGATTGACATTTACAACATCTACGCACCCAGATGCAATCTTCCTCCGTCATCAGCTGCACTTGCTGTTGATCAAGAATTCGTAGCTAACGATCAG GAACGTTTCAGGAGAAGGATTAGGATGTTCTCGGGATATGACCCATGCTATTCTTCGTATGCTGAAAAGTACTTCAATAACGCAGATGTGCAGAGAGCATTCCATGCAAATGTCATTGGAACTCGAAAATGGCAAGTTTGCAG TGATTCAATTTTAGGGTCATACAATTTTTCGGTACTTTCCATCTTACCAATCTACTCTAAGCTTATCAAAGCAGGATTGAGGGTCTGGCTCTACAG TGGGGATGCAGATGGTAGGGTCCCAGTGATCGGATCGCGGTATTGTGTGGAAGCCCTGGGCCTGCCTGTTAAGACACAGTGGCAACCTTGGTACCTGAACAAACAG GTCGCGGGAAGATTTGTGGAGTACCATGGCATGACAATGGTGACAATCAGAGGAGCTGGTCATTTGGTGCCCCTCAACAAACCTTCAGAAGGTCTCGCACTTATCGACACATTCCTTCAGGGCAAACAGCTTCCCACACACAGATGA